Part of the Brevibacillus brevis genome is shown below.
AACAACGCGCGGGCGTGCCCCATGGAAAGCTCCGCTTGCGACACCATTTTGCGAATCGTATCCGGCAGTTGAAGCAAACGCAGCATGTTGGCTACATGCGGTCGGCTTTTTCCAATTCGCTGGGCCAGCTGTTCTTGTGTGTACTCGTGATAAGCGATGAGCTTGTCGTACGCTTCCGCCTCTTCCAATGGATTCAGGTTTTCCCGCTGCAGATTCTCGATCAGAGCGATCTCCATCAACTGCTGATCGGTGTAGGCCTTTACCACGACAGGTACCTGCTTCAACCCGCACAGCTTGGCAGCCCGAAGCCTTCTCTCCCCTGCAACGAGCTCGTATCCTTTGATGCTTTTCCGAACAATCAGCGGCTGTATGATGCCATGTTCCCGAATCGACTGCGCCAGCTCGTCAATCGCCGACTGCTCGAATTCTTTGCGGGGCTGATACGGATTGGGACGTATCTCACTGACGGAAACTTCTTTGACTTGTTCCCCTTCTTCAATGAGATTGGAAGTAATAAGTGCGTTCAGCCCTTTTCCCAAACCTCTGCTCATACCCCTACCACTTCCTTCGCCAAATCGGTATAGACTTCCGCGCCCCTTGAGCGTGGATCGTACGTGATGATGGCTTGTCCGTGTGATGGCGCTTCACTCAAGCGAACATTCCGAGGAATGATCGTCTTATATACTTTTTCTTGAAAATACTTCTTCACTTCTTCAATGACCTGGATTCCCAGATTGGTTCGCGCATCCAGCATGGTCAATACGACGCCTTCGATCGCAAGCTGCGAATTGAGGTGTTTTTGTACCAGACGAATGGTATTGAGCAGCTGGCTCAGCCCCTCCAGCGCATAGTATTCGCACTGGATGGGAATCAGCACGGAATCTGCGGCGGTTAGCGAGTTTACTGTCAAAATGCCCAAGGAAGGCGGGCAATCAATAATCACGAAATCGTATTTGTCTTTGACGACTTCCAGAGCCTTTTTCAGGCGAACTTCGCGTGAAATCGTGGGAACTAGCTCAATTTCCGCACCCGCCAATTGAATGGTGGCTGGAATAATCATTAAACCTTCAATTTCCGTTGGCAAAGTGGCATCGACGGGGCTGATGTCATTGATAAGTACATCGTAGATACAATATCGCACATCGGCCTTGTTGACTCCGATCCCGCTGGTTGCATTCCCCTGTGGATCAATGTCCACCAGCAGCACCTTTTTCCCCAATGCGGCCAGACACGCGCTTAGATTGACGGACGTAGTCGTTTTTCCGACGCCGCCTTTCTGGTTCGCAACCGCAATGATTTTACCCAACTTCTCCACCTCATTTTTTTCGTGTAGGAAAGTTCGAGATCTGCATACATTCTGGTTGTTCTTGTGAAAACTTTCCGGTACGCATGACTGTATATCCTGCTATTCTCTCAGGCTACACAGTGACAAGTTCTTGACAAGCAAGAACCTGCTGAAAAAACCTGTACGAGCCTTCCTTCTCTAGTAATAACCATGTTACCAGATTTGCCGCCTTGCCGTACGCTGTTTTTTTAGATTGGTACATTTTCTCCTGATTTTTGTCAAACCCAAACGGCCGCTCCTGTTGGCATAGTGAAAAATGCCTGACACCCCTTGTTCTTGCAGAGAGCCTCATCACACGCCATACCTGATTCCAAGCGTTGCCTCTTCATTGCTGTTACCCGTTTCAACTAGCTGTGAATGGGGGGAATTTACCAATCCTTTGGACGGTCCTTTTCCTCCCATTCATGACAGTACCGGAATTTGACCAAAAAGAACGGCGGCCCAATCGCCACCGTTCTATCCCCTGAAGGGTATGAACCGCTTTATTTTCAATTCGATCTACTTGCCTGCTTCCTTGTTTTTTGGAATCCGGATCGTGAACTGATAAAATTCGTCATGGTCCTCTTCATTCGTTTCTACCGGCAAACCGGTTTGCATGACCATATCGATCGATTGACGGACGGTATTGATCGCGATGCGTGCATCTCTGGAGAACGCCTTCCATCTAGGCTTGCGCTCTTTCTCCTGCTTCGGATTCTCCTCTGCCTCCAGAAGCTGCTTCACTCTGACCTCGGTCTGCTTTACATTCCAGTCCCGTTCCAGAATTTCTTGCAGCACTTTCAGCTGCAGTTCGCTTTCTTTCAACGGAATAAGCGCACGCGCGTGGCGTTCCGTCACCTGGCGGGCCAGCAGCGCATCCTGAATTTCTTGTGGCAAATGAAGCAATCGAAGCTTGTTGGCAATCGTGGATTGTCCTTTGCCTAGTCGCTGTGCCAGACTCTCCTGCGTCAGGTTGTGCAGGTCGATCAGCTTTTGGTAGGCTACCGCTTCTTCAATCGCCGTCAAACCTTCCCGCTGCAAGTTCTCAATCAACGCGATCGAGGCGGTCTGCGCATCATTGAACTCCTTAATGATTGCAGGGATCCGCTCCATGCCCAATTTTTTCGTTGCACGCAAACGCCGCTCCCCTGCGATCAATTCATACTGACCATCCCTCACCCGTACGACGATCGGCTGAATCAATCCGTGCGTGCGAATCGTTTGACACAATTCATCAATTTTCTCGTCATCAAAAACCGTACGAGGCTGATACGGGTTCGGAACGATCTCCTCCACCGGTATTTGCCTGATCTCTTCGTTGTCTGTCTTATCGGTCAGCCCGAAAATGCGAGAAAATGAATCCTTCACTGCCATAGAAAATCCCCCACTTCTACCCGTACCATCCCTGCTAATTGTTGCTGTTTCATTGGGAAAATTGGGCATCCTTCCTGCTCGTCTGTACCGTGTGCCATTTCGCCAACTCTTTTGAATGCCGGGTGCTTTTTGCCATTTCCTGAGAACATGAGCAGGTCCCTCTGCTCCTCCATACCGAAGCTTGCCGACTTGTCCACCTACAACGTTCGGATGTTCAGCCTCCAGACCCTTGCTGTCGTTATTTCCGACTCTTTCCATTCCAAAAACACGAATAGATCCCGCCAGCCTCTTTTCTCGAGAAAACGGGTCTCCGGTCGGAGCCCCGAGCAGCGATTGATTCGTGCTAACGAAGGATAGAATCCTGCAACTATGCCGATCAAAACAAATCCGAATGCCTATAGCGACTTGTTGGCAGAAGCTTTCGCAATATCGGTGGCGATAAAAGGTTCCTGCGGCCTACACAAAAAGACGCTGCATGCTCTGTTGCCCGCAGTGGCGAATTCCTTTTGACCTAAACACGTTCTGTAGTTGCTCCTGCTTACGATTCTTTTACTATTTGGTATTCTGCAAGATTCGTCCAATTCCTGCTAGTGAAAAACGTTTCACGTGAAACATCAGTCGTGATCTTCGTCGTAATAAACCCACCTCCCACGCCCTTTTGGCTGCTCCTCTTCATCCAGGCTTTCGTCGGAGAAATGTGAAATTTTGGTGGCGTGAAACAGCTTCGGAAACAATCTGTGAAAATCCAAGGTCAAGTAGGCGAAAAATGCGGCGACAATAGCCGTGCGTGATGTACATCCCGGCGCTAAACATCAAGCCGATTGCAGAGGCTACCCACATTCCTGCAGCAGTCGTCAATCTTTTGACCGAGCCATTGAACTTGATAATGGCCCCTGCCCCCAAAAAACCCATTCCCGTCACCACCTGGGCTGCCACCCGGCCCGGGTCATCACTCGCCCCGGTGGAAGGAAATCCGTATATCGATGCGAGTCCAAACAGACACGAGCCAAAACAGACAAGGCTGTACGTCCGAAAGCCTGCGCCTCTTCTGCGATTGACGTCTTTGATGAATCTCTCCCGCTCCCATCCCATGATCGCTCCAGCCAAGAAGGCCAAAAACAAACGAAGCAGAATGGTCGGCAACTCCGGCGGAAAAAAGCTGGCAAGCACGTTCTCCACGGATGGCTCATCTCCCCACAGAGCTTTTTCTTTGAAAAGTTATTCGTATGTATATGCCGAGAAATGGACTGGCATGCCCGAGGTGACAGAAGCCCTTCTGGGAGCCTTTCTGCAAGGAATCGACTGTCTTCGGAAAAACGCTGCCCTCTATTGGGACTTGGCCCCGGATCCTGGGTTCAAAGAAACAAGCTTTGCCTTCTTCCCTTTTGAAAAGGAGCCTCCATCCACAGGTCACCTATCCCGTGACCACGAGAAATCAGTCATTGCTGGATCCGCGCATCTATTTCGAGGCTGGATTGCTGCTATTCGTTTCTTACGGTGTGGTGGCAAAAGGATCTGGTCATCGAAAATCCCTGACGGACCGAAACGCTGCTTTCGAATGGGGCTGCGGAATATGATTTGTTCGTTGTTCCGTTTTTCTTTTCCTCATTTGGCCCTATCGCTTGCAGGCGAATCTCTCCGTTTCCAGCTTGCTTGATCCCCCAAAAACTATCGTAAGCTCTCCTTTGCCCGATTCGAGTGAATCACTGCATTCTTACTCGTGACCCCTTTACGCGTATCGAAAGCCGACGTACCAACCAGATGACAAGTGAATGGCTGCTCCTTCTCCTCTGCCTTCTTCCATCACCAAGCTTCTTGTCGCACCTCCCATTTTGCCCCTCAAGAGACGACCCGCTCCCATCCGCTGGCTCCTCTCCCTCACCATTGATCAGATCGTACCCACCACGGCTATCCGCAGAAAGGTGGGTACGTAATCCGTTGCGATCCGTGAAGAGGCACTAACGCAAAGTGATGCTACCAGCAAAGTGGTGATATCCACAACGTACTACCACCCGCTACAGCACTATCAGCTTGAAACATGCTTCCGCCGAAGAGAAGCGATCCGCGCAAGAGCATCCATTTACGAGAAAAAAGGCCGCAGCCTCTGCCGCGACCTTTCTTCGCTCTTGCACAACTTACAGAATCGGTTTTTTGGCCGGAACGCCCGCCTTGCGCGGATAGTTCTTCGGCGTCGCTTCTATTTTCTCGACGATCACGATGTTGCGCTCTCCCGCTTCCTCCATCAGTTGAAACGTCTCGACTTTTCGGGTCTTGCCCCCCAATGTTTTGATCGCCTTTTTCGCTTCGTTCAGCTCCAGCGTCATTTCTGCGCCTTTCAGAGCGATGAAATGACCGCCTACCTGGGCGAAAGGCAGACAAAACTCGGAAAGCAGATTCATTCTCGCGACTGCCCTTGCGACGACCAGCTGGAATTTCTCCCGATACGCTGTTTCCTGCCCCCGATCCTCTGCACGGCCATGGACGGGATACACGTGCTCGAGCCCCAATTCGTCAGCGACGTGCTGCAAGAAGTTCATGCGCTTGTTCAAGGAATCGATGATCGTCATCTTCAGATGCGGAAAGCAGATTTTCAGCGGAATGCTGGGAAAGCCAGCTCCTCCTCCGATATCGACCACAGACTCTACCTTGTCAAAAGGAAAGTAAAAGGCTGGCGTGATGGAATCGTAAAAATGCTTGACGTACACCTGACCTTCTTCCGTGATTCCCGTCAGGTTCATTTTCTCGTTCCATTCGACCAGCAGGTGGAAAAACCGATCAAACTGCTCCATCTGTCGCTCCGTCAAGACAATGCCCTTGGCAGCGAGCGCCTCGGCAAACTGTTCTTTCGTCATTCGCTTATCTCCTTATTCTGCGGCACCGACGCGGTTGTACTGCTCCAAATACACCATCAGCACGGAAATGTCCGCCGGGGTGACCCCGGAGATGCGCGCTGCCTGGCCGATATTCAACGGGCGGATCAGCGACATGTTTTCACGCGCCTCTTTGGACATGCCCGAAATTTGCTGATAGTCGATCCCCTCGGGAATCCGGCGCTCCTCCATCTTTTTCATCCGTTCGACTTGCTGGAGCGACTTCCGGATGTACCCGTCGTATTTGATCTGGATTTCCACCTGTTCCGCTACCTCTTCCGGCAGCGGCTCCGCAGGCGGCGCCATTTGCAGGATGTGACCGTACGTCAATTCAGGGCGGCGGAGCAGCTGGGCCAGCTCGATCACCTCAGTCAGCTCCGGCGAGCCGGCTGCACGCAACACTTCCTGGACGTGCTCCATGTCAGGGCGCACCCGGGTATTCATGACGCGTTCCTTTTCCTGTTCAATCAACTGACGTTTGGCATTGAAACGAGCATAGCGCTCCGCGGTGATCAGGCCGATTTCGTATCCGATGTCCGTCAAGCGCAGATCGGCGTTGTCGTGGCGCAAAAGCAGCCGGTATTCGGCACGGGACGTAAGCAGGCGATACGGCTCCCTTGTTCCTTTGGTGACCAGATCGTCAATCAGCACGCCGATGTACGCTTCTTCCCGGCCCAGCACAACAGGCGATTTCCCCTGAACGCGGCGTGCGGCGTTAATCCCTGCCATCAGCCCTTGTCCCGCCGCTTCTTCGTACCCGGAGGTCCCATTGATTTGCCCTGCGGTGAATAGGCCTGGCAATACTTTCGTTTCCAAAGACGGCCACAGCTGTGTCGGCACGATGGAATCGTACTCGATTGCATAGCCTGGGCGCATCATTTTGACTTCTTCCATCCCCGACATCGAACGCAGCATGGAGAGCTGCACGTCTTCCGGAAGGCTCGTCGACAAGCCTTGGACGTACATTTCTTCCGTGTGACGTCCCTCCGGCTCCAGGAAAATCT
Proteins encoded:
- a CDS encoding ParB/RepB/Spo0J family partition protein, with amino-acid sequence MSRGLGKGLNALITSNLIEEGEQVKEVSVSEIRPNPYQPRKEFEQSAIDELAQSIREHGIIQPLIVRKSIKGYELVAGERRLRAAKLCGLKQVPVVVKAYTDQQLMEIALIENLQRENLNPLEEAEAYDKLIAYHEYTQEQLAQRIGKSRPHVANMLRLLQLPDTIRKMVSQAELSMGHARALLTVNQEQVQLQLAKDVVEKALSVRQLEEMVKQLNVSRETKKKKQAKHEPVLIEIEERLRSRFGTAVKIKKGVKRGKIEIDFYSPEDLQRIIDLLQPES
- a CDS encoding AAA family ATPase; its protein translation is MGKIIAVANQKGGVGKTTTSVNLSACLAALGKKVLLVDIDPQGNATSGIGVNKADVRYCIYDVLINDISPVDATLPTEIEGLMIIPATIQLAGAEIELVPTISREVRLKKALEVVKDKYDFVIIDCPPSLGILTVNSLTAADSVLIPIQCEYYALEGLSQLLNTIRLVQKHLNSQLAIEGVVLTMLDARTNLGIQVIEEVKKYFQEKVYKTIIPRNVRLSEAPSHGQAIITYDPRSRGAEVYTDLAKEVVGV
- the noc gene encoding nucleoid occlusion protein, with the translated sequence MAVKDSFSRIFGLTDKTDNEEIRQIPVEEIVPNPYQPRTVFDDEKIDELCQTIRTHGLIQPIVVRVRDGQYELIAGERRLRATKKLGMERIPAIIKEFNDAQTASIALIENLQREGLTAIEEAVAYQKLIDLHNLTQESLAQRLGKGQSTIANKLRLLHLPQEIQDALLARQVTERHARALIPLKESELQLKVLQEILERDWNVKQTEVRVKQLLEAEENPKQEKERKPRWKAFSRDARIAINTVRQSIDMVMQTGLPVETNEEDHDEFYQFTIRIPKNKEAGK
- a CDS encoding MgtC/SapB family protein; the encoded protein is MENVLASFFPPELPTILLRLFLAFLAGAIMGWERERFIKDVNRRRGAGFRTYSLVCFGSCLFGLASIYGFPSTGASDDPGRVAAQVVTGMGFLGAGAIIKFNGSVKRLTTAAGMWVASAIGLMFSAGMYITHGYCRRIFRLLDLGFSQIVSEAVSRHQNFTFLRRKPG
- the rsmG gene encoding 16S rRNA (guanine(527)-N(7))-methyltransferase RsmG, producing MTKEQFAEALAAKGIVLTERQMEQFDRFFHLLVEWNEKMNLTGITEEGQVYVKHFYDSITPAFYFPFDKVESVVDIGGGAGFPSIPLKICFPHLKMTIIDSLNKRMNFLQHVADELGLEHVYPVHGRAEDRGQETAYREKFQLVVARAVARMNLLSEFCLPFAQVGGHFIALKGAEMTLELNEAKKAIKTLGGKTRKVETFQLMEEAGERNIVIVEKIEATPKNYPRKAGVPAKKPIL
- the mnmG gene encoding tRNA uridine-5-carboxymethylaminomethyl(34) synthesis enzyme MnmG — translated: MNAVPMYEAGSFDVIVIGAGHAGCEAALAAARMGCSTLLLTINLDAVAFMPCNPSVGGPAKGHVVREIDALGGEMGRNTDKTHIQMRMLNTGKGPAVHALRAQADKFAYQHEMKRTIENTPNLLLRQAMVEELIVNDGVCEGVVTQTGARYKAKSVVLTTGTYLRGKIILGDLQYESGPNNMRPSIRLAHHLKELGFEMTRFKTGTPPRVHKSSVDFSKMEIQPGDEVPRAFSYETTEFIMDQLPCWLTYTNEQTHELINGNLHRAPMYSGMIEGTGPRYCPSIEDKVVRFNDKPRHQIFLEPEGRHTEEMYVQGLSTSLPEDVQLSMLRSMSGMEEVKMMRPGYAIEYDSIVPTQLWPSLETKVLPGLFTAGQINGTSGYEEAAGQGLMAGINAARRVQGKSPVVLGREEAYIGVLIDDLVTKGTREPYRLLTSRAEYRLLLRHDNADLRLTDIGYEIGLITAERYARFNAKRQLIEQEKERVMNTRVRPDMEHVQEVLRAAGSPELTEVIELAQLLRRPELTYGHILQMAPPAEPLPEEVAEQVEIQIKYDGYIRKSLQQVERMKKMEERRIPEGIDYQQISGMSKEARENMSLIRPLNIGQAARISGVTPADISVLMVYLEQYNRVGAAE